One genomic region from Streptomyces sp. NBC_01431 encodes:
- a CDS encoding DinB/UmuC family translesion DNA polymerase, producing MRYADNSTTTRSHRLPEATAHSAALARTTQDLYQSLGLQRARVTAVSLRADGLAPADHAHHQLLLDPGDDKARRIEQVADAARAKYGPHAIGPATLATHQPSPPGRAHRPPVRRTPL from the coding sequence GTGCGCTACGCGGACAACTCCACCACCACCCGCAGCCACCGGCTGCCCGAGGCAACCGCACACTCCGCCGCCCTCGCCCGCACCACCCAGGACCTGTACCAGTCACTCGGACTGCAACGGGCCCGCGTCACCGCCGTGTCGCTGCGCGCCGACGGCCTCGCCCCGGCCGACCATGCCCACCACCAGCTGCTCCTGGACCCCGGCGACGACAAGGCCCGCCGCATCGAGCAGGTCGCCGATGCCGCCCGCGCCAAGTACGGCCCGCACGCCATCGGCCCGGCCACCCTCGCCACCCACCAGCCCTCCCCGCCCGGCCGCGCCCACCGCCCTCCGGTACGACGAACACCCCTGTAG
- a CDS encoding GmrSD restriction endonuclease domain-containing protein produces MALAGFSAVLAPATPASATAPALTAQSSPALRRALPEPPPADVARNELGDLNVEAPHAMTGYSRAKFPHWAKQYGECDTREGVLQRDGQNVVQDDKCRAILGTWCSEYDGKTLTASGQVDIDHMVPLAAGWRTGADLWDTAKRKAFANDLVHSQLIAVSAASNRSKGDQTPDLWKPPLKSYWCTYSRAWIDVKHVYQLNVTEPEKTALGEMLDTCDR; encoded by the coding sequence ATCGCCCTGGCCGGTTTCTCCGCCGTCCTTGCCCCTGCTACTCCGGCATCCGCCACTGCCCCCGCCCTCACAGCCCAGTCCTCCCCCGCGCTGCGGCGTGCACTGCCGGAGCCGCCTCCGGCCGACGTCGCCCGCAACGAGCTCGGAGACCTGAACGTCGAGGCTCCCCACGCCATGACCGGTTACAGCCGGGCCAAGTTCCCGCACTGGGCCAAGCAATACGGCGAGTGCGACACCCGCGAGGGCGTCCTGCAGCGCGACGGCCAGAACGTCGTCCAGGACGACAAATGCCGCGCAATCTTGGGAACTTGGTGCAGCGAGTACGACGGCAAGACCCTCACCGCCTCAGGTCAGGTCGACATCGACCACATGGTGCCGCTCGCGGCCGGATGGCGGACCGGCGCGGACCTGTGGGACACCGCCAAGCGCAAGGCCTTCGCCAACGACCTGGTGCACTCCCAGCTGATCGCCGTCTCCGCCGCCTCCAACCGGTCCAAGGGCGACCAGACCCCCGACCTGTGGAAGCCTCCGCTGAAATCGTACTGGTGCACGTACTCGCGGGCCTGGATCGACGTGAAGCACGTCTATCAACTCAACGTCACCGAGCCGGAGAAGACGGCGCTCGGCGAGATGCTCGACACCTGCGACCGCTGA
- a CDS encoding SMI1/KNR4 family protein — protein sequence MKARDPCSGTLSRWTLSSELKYLVSDWLIRPRRSRLWRRPSPGLGVLRHTVPAGIDWARVEECLTTELPSDYKLLANSYPSLAFGDFLCVGFPIPGQERAWSEDPEGLEILAEWCADAEMSTPLHPFPAPGGLLPWATSNQGDYFLWNTTGSGPDSWTVTVASRSGGWWHYTGGAVQFLADLISGALELWELPSVRPHVEAF from the coding sequence GTGAAGGCTCGCGATCCGTGCTCTGGCACGCTGTCCCGGTGGACGCTCTCATCGGAACTCAAGTACCTCGTCAGCGACTGGCTGATCCGGCCTCGGCGGTCGCGGCTCTGGAGGAGGCCGTCCCCCGGCCTCGGCGTCCTTCGACATACGGTTCCAGCTGGCATCGACTGGGCGCGGGTCGAGGAATGCCTGACCACGGAGCTGCCCTCCGACTACAAGCTGCTTGCCAACAGCTACCCGTCCTTGGCCTTCGGCGACTTCCTTTGCGTCGGCTTCCCGATCCCCGGGCAGGAACGGGCCTGGTCAGAGGACCCCGAAGGCCTTGAGATCCTCGCTGAGTGGTGTGCGGACGCAGAGATGTCGACTCCGCTGCACCCCTTTCCTGCCCCTGGGGGCCTGCTGCCCTGGGCCACGTCGAACCAGGGCGACTACTTCCTCTGGAACACCACAGGGTCTGGTCCCGACTCATGGACTGTCACCGTAGCCTCACGCAGCGGCGGCTGGTGGCACTACACAGGAGGCGCGGTTCAGTTCCTCGCCGACCTGATCAGCGGAGCTTTGGAACTGTGGGAGCTGCCGTCGGTACGGCCTCACGTCGAGGCCTTCTGA
- a CDS encoding NucA/NucB deoxyribonuclease domain-containing protein — translation MALVVPVALGAAQSANATAPSPHPQSARAAADAAARAVAGRTARQIAAADSGAATSKRPDYSTTVLTVDNKPTGALGGPAGSMTFDQLAALAPHTGKGVPRHSSNTPALSAAPAGQDDMTVDECRKHDAAFSGQGWGKSRFVSCQAHGLHFLRIDCWFWDIGCRVTGAADVDVTDIQYTQNVGRVADVLQVFNNWFVWRKMNSQVMSSNVACDAERNSGACQPGVFSGPYTATLGEMSHENGGTASRFYDFTQPESAGWGPDKLSYASLSWHFKVDDAEPDHADGPKSQFRCDSATYIVNTNASVGCVFPWVTETMQFSVQQSKTAAQHILTALYHTDQTLPEKSGKVIPGKPGTSPLHRTTNASLINSHRDVAIPTCQFYWPGYPSNGLECDEFPFASTLEGATLDDNFSVEAIPGADNSSGGGVMNAFYSYRRIIGDDTDKVNDPFFVDVGF, via the coding sequence ATGGCGCTCGTGGTCCCCGTGGCTCTGGGCGCCGCCCAGAGCGCAAACGCCACGGCGCCCTCGCCCCATCCGCAGTCCGCCCGGGCCGCCGCCGACGCCGCCGCCCGGGCGGTAGCCGGTCGGACCGCCCGCCAGATCGCTGCGGCCGACTCCGGCGCGGCCACATCGAAGCGGCCTGACTACAGCACCACCGTGCTCACCGTGGACAACAAGCCGACCGGCGCCCTGGGCGGCCCGGCAGGCAGCATGACGTTCGATCAGCTCGCCGCACTCGCGCCGCATACTGGCAAGGGGGTACCGCGGCACTCCTCGAACACCCCCGCCCTCTCCGCAGCGCCCGCCGGACAGGACGATATGACGGTCGACGAATGCCGCAAGCACGATGCGGCCTTCTCGGGCCAAGGCTGGGGTAAGTCACGCTTCGTCTCCTGCCAGGCGCACGGACTCCATTTCCTGCGGATCGACTGCTGGTTCTGGGATATCGGCTGTCGTGTCACCGGCGCGGCGGACGTCGATGTCACGGACATTCAGTACACCCAGAACGTGGGCCGCGTCGCCGACGTGCTCCAGGTCTTCAACAACTGGTTCGTCTGGCGCAAGATGAACAGCCAGGTGATGAGTTCCAACGTGGCGTGCGATGCGGAACGGAATTCTGGAGCCTGCCAGCCGGGGGTCTTCTCCGGCCCGTACACCGCCACGCTGGGGGAGATGTCCCACGAGAATGGCGGCACCGCCAGCCGGTTCTACGACTTCACCCAGCCGGAATCCGCGGGCTGGGGGCCGGACAAGCTCAGCTACGCTTCCCTGAGTTGGCACTTCAAGGTGGACGACGCCGAACCTGATCACGCAGACGGGCCGAAGAGCCAGTTCCGCTGCGATTCGGCCACCTACATCGTCAACACCAACGCGAGCGTGGGCTGCGTCTTCCCGTGGGTCACCGAGACCATGCAGTTCTCCGTCCAGCAGTCGAAGACGGCGGCGCAGCACATTCTCACAGCGCTGTACCACACCGACCAGACGCTCCCCGAGAAATCCGGAAAGGTGATTCCGGGCAAGCCCGGCACCAGCCCGCTGCACAGGACCACGAACGCGAGCCTCATCAATTCCCATCGAGACGTGGCCATTCCGACCTGTCAGTTCTACTGGCCGGGATACCCGTCAAATGGCCTGGAATGCGACGAGTTCCCCTTCGCCAGCACTCTTGAAGGGGCGACACTCGACGACAACTTCTCAGTTGAGGCGATTCCCGGGGCCGACAACTCCTCCGGCGGAGGTGTCATGAACGCCTTCTACAGTTATCGCAGGATCATCGGGGACGACACCGACAAGGTGAACGATCCCTTCTTCGTCGACGTCGGCTTCTAG